One stretch of Candidatus Hydrogenedentota bacterium DNA includes these proteins:
- a CDS encoding methionyl-tRNA formyltransferase, which yields MRIVFFGTPELAVPSLAALAEEHDIAAVVCQPDRPSGRGKGLTPPPTKVWAVDRGIAVNQPVKLNDGSFEAWLRGQRPDICALTAYGRILKQPIIDVPPHGILNMHPSLLPLYRGPSPIQSALMNAEVETGVTIMRLTMDMDAGDIVLQQRVAIDPADTGETLTNRLAELGGRMLREAVDRVAAGTATFTPQDHSRATYCRLIEKRDGQIDWSKSAREIHSLVRAAQPWPTAHCVLENETVKILRTAIASDSSDSSSNAPGTVLEVLKDRVHVSTGSGVIAILTIQAPGKRAMPVADFLRGHPVQPGQRFETIT from the coding sequence GTGCGCATCGTATTCTTCGGTACACCCGAACTCGCAGTACCCTCCCTCGCGGCGCTTGCGGAGGAGCACGATATCGCTGCGGTCGTCTGCCAACCCGACCGTCCCTCGGGACGCGGCAAGGGCCTTACTCCGCCCCCAACGAAAGTCTGGGCCGTCGATCGCGGCATCGCCGTGAATCAACCGGTAAAGTTAAACGACGGCTCTTTCGAGGCATGGTTGCGCGGCCAGCGCCCGGACATCTGCGCATTAACGGCTTACGGGCGCATCCTCAAACAACCCATTATCGACGTCCCGCCGCACGGCATTCTGAATATGCACCCAAGTCTGCTGCCGCTCTATCGCGGGCCCTCTCCCATTCAGTCCGCGCTCATGAATGCTGAAGTCGAAACCGGCGTAACGATCATGCGCCTTACCATGGACATGGACGCTGGCGATATCGTGCTCCAACAGCGCGTCGCAATCGATCCCGCGGATACCGGCGAGACTCTTACAAACCGTCTCGCGGAACTCGGTGGCCGAATGCTGCGCGAAGCCGTCGATCGCGTCGCGGCAGGCACCGCAACATTCACGCCGCAAGATCATTCGCGCGCAACCTACTGCCGTCTGATTGAAAAGCGCGACGGCCAGATCGATTGGTCGAAATCCGCGCGCGAAATTCACAGCCTCGTCCGCGCCGCGCAACCCTGGCCAACGGCGCACTGTGTGCTCGAAAACGAGACCGTAAAAATCCTGCGGACCGCTATTGCGTCCGATTCGTCCGATTCGTCAAGCAATGCCCCCGGGACGGTCCTGGAAGTTCTGAAGGATCGCGTCCACGTATCCACCGGCAGCGGCGTTATTGCGATACTCACCATCCAGGCGCCCGGCAAACGCGCGATGCCAGTAGCCGACTTCCTGCGCGGCCATCCCGTTCAACCCGGCCAACGCTTCGAGACGATTACGTGA
- a CDS encoding ribulose-phosphate 3-epimerase: MKIAPSILASDFSRLGEEIKSVVAGGADMIHIDVMDGHFTPNITIGPPVVAALRAHCSVPMDVHLMIANPEEYIGAFADAGADIISFHIEAAKHPHRVITQIKDAGCKAGIVLNPGTPHDDIEFVVNAVDMVLVMTVNPGFGGQKFIPEMVRKIQYVRAMIGDRDLEVDGGIDDKTAKTVIDAGANVLVAGSYVYRSASYMNAIDTLRNAGA, translated from the coding sequence ATAAAGATTGCCCCCTCGATTCTCGCATCGGACTTCAGCCGCCTCGGCGAAGAAATAAAGTCCGTCGTCGCCGGCGGCGCGGACATGATCCATATCGATGTTATGGACGGACATTTCACGCCGAACATCACCATCGGTCCGCCGGTGGTCGCTGCGCTCCGCGCGCACTGTTCCGTGCCGATGGATGTCCACCTAATGATCGCAAATCCGGAGGAATACATTGGCGCGTTCGCCGATGCCGGAGCCGACATCATCTCGTTTCATATCGAAGCGGCAAAACATCCCCATCGCGTCATCACGCAAATCAAGGACGCAGGCTGCAAAGCCGGGATCGTGCTCAACCCAGGAACGCCGCACGACGACATCGAGTTTGTCGTCAATGCCGTGGACATGGTCCTCGTGATGACCGTCAACCCGGGGTTTGGCGGACAGAAGTTCATCCCCGAAATGGTGCGCAAGATTCAATACGTCCGCGCGATGATCGGCGACCGCGATCTCGAAGTGGACGGCGGAATCGACGACAAAACCGCGAAGACGGTCATCGATGCCGGCGCAAACGTGTTGGTCGCCGGCTCCTACGTCTATCGAAGCGCCTCATACATGAATGCAATTGATACGCTTCGCAACGCCGGCGCGTAG
- a CDS encoding sodium/solute symporter (Members of the Solute:Sodium Symporter (SSS), TC 2.A.21 as described in tcdb.org, catalyze solute:Na+ symport. Known solutes for members of the family include sugars, amino acids, nucleosides, inositols, vitamins, urea or anions, depending on the system.) → MNFIDLAVIVAYFAAMTLMGAYFSRRAITTENYFVGGRSYPGWLIGVSLFGATISSITFVAYPADAYKTAYLRYLICIMLPVGVFIATRWFVPFFRRGKITSVFEYLEGRFGPRTRTYGATVFVLAQCIRLAMIQYLTALLMNKVTGWSPATCILVGSAVTAYYTVVGGIEAVIWTDFVQSVILTVGGLLILVTIIWRLPDGVGQIFSIGAEHGKFGLSEYRADTQTLHPIDWGFALSHKTILMLLLVGLFQWLAEYSTNQESIQKYCASKTAKDARHAMWVCCWMCVPTWLYFMFVGTGLFAFYHVFPDDAASEMLTGARKGEEILPYFITTQLPAGFSGIVVAAVLAAAMSSMSSAMNSISAVAITDFYKRLWARDRDDKHYVLAAKWVTLASSLIMVSGAFWLLASEQKTLQDVWTELQSIAAGGLLGLYMLGFFTTRGDGRAVGIGIAFAVAFSLLISLNGLGWLPAGLSASINRNFDGYYTGIVGNVVMFTVGYLLARILPARKRNLTNLTIWTQDHAPLD, encoded by the coding sequence ATGAACTTCATCGATCTCGCCGTAATCGTCGCGTACTTCGCCGCGATGACCCTCATGGGCGCCTACTTTTCCCGTCGTGCGATCACAACGGAGAACTACTTCGTCGGCGGCCGCTCCTACCCGGGCTGGCTGATCGGCGTATCGCTGTTTGGCGCGACCATCAGCTCAATTACGTTCGTGGCCTATCCCGCGGATGCGTACAAAACGGCCTATCTCCGCTACCTCATCTGCATCATGCTGCCCGTGGGCGTGTTCATCGCCACGCGATGGTTCGTTCCCTTCTTCCGCCGCGGCAAGATCACCTCCGTCTTCGAATATCTCGAAGGGCGCTTCGGCCCGCGCACGCGCACCTATGGCGCAACCGTATTCGTCCTCGCCCAGTGCATCCGCCTCGCGATGATCCAGTACTTGACCGCGCTGCTGATGAACAAGGTGACCGGCTGGTCGCCGGCTACGTGCATTCTCGTCGGCAGCGCCGTCACCGCGTATTACACCGTCGTCGGCGGAATCGAGGCCGTAATCTGGACCGATTTCGTCCAGTCCGTCATTCTTACCGTCGGCGGCCTGCTCATTCTCGTCACAATTATTTGGAGGCTGCCCGACGGCGTCGGCCAGATCTTCTCCATCGGCGCGGAACACGGCAAGTTCGGCCTCAGCGAATACCGCGCGGACACGCAGACGCTGCACCCCATTGACTGGGGATTCGCCTTGAGTCACAAGACCATCCTCATGCTCCTGCTCGTCGGCCTCTTCCAATGGCTCGCGGAATACAGTACAAACCAAGAGAGCATTCAGAAGTACTGCGCCTCAAAAACGGCCAAAGACGCGCGCCACGCGATGTGGGTCTGCTGCTGGATGTGTGTGCCGACCTGGCTGTACTTCATGTTCGTCGGGACGGGTCTCTTTGCCTTCTACCACGTGTTCCCCGACGACGCGGCCAGCGAGATGCTAACCGGCGCACGCAAGGGAGAGGAAATCCTACCCTACTTCATCACCACCCAACTGCCCGCCGGGTTCTCGGGAATTGTCGTCGCCGCCGTGCTCGCCGCCGCCATGTCCAGCATGTCCAGCGCAATGAATTCGATCTCCGCCGTCGCAATCACCGACTTCTACAAACGCCTCTGGGCGCGTGACAGAGACGACAAACACTACGTGCTCGCGGCAAAATGGGTCACCTTGGCAAGTTCACTCATCATGGTTTCCGGCGCATTCTGGCTGCTCGCATCGGAACAAAAGACATTGCAGGACGTCTGGACCGAACTCCAGTCCATCGCCGCCGGCGGCCTGCTCGGACTCTACATGCTCGGCTTCTTCACCACGCGCGGCGACGGTCGCGCCGTTGGAATTGGAATTGCCTTCGCCGTCGCCTTTTCGCTCCTCATTTCACTCAACGGCCTCGGCTGGCTACCGGCAGGCCTCTCAGCGTCAATAAACCGCAACTTCGACGGCTACTACACCGGTATCGTCGGCAATGTCGTCATGTTCACCGTCGGCTACCTGCTCGCCCGCATCCTGCCAGCGCGCAAGCGCAACCTGACCAACCTCACAATCTGGACACAAGACCACGCGCCGCTCGATTAG
- a CDS encoding PAS domain S-box protein: MSTRHRIRLPLYLVPIMFGLCGILISSQFVDDPVVRSLVILFSVSVPLFAVGMLVARLNVSGAQRAALFVGVLLLAVGALVSVALLGDQVIQPPLDSPMPPWAKQVGRWLGISSLIVGLFAIVFILSRREEQIEVIGEQFRYLADHMTEGFILTGADGTITLVNDALLKMTGLPADELIGKSEGELAERYKLDPLLSRVAHRSQGVASEYRLPWVRDGKELQLWINGTPLFDSRGRFAGSLATIRDVTEQHQMSKRLERYAQGLQDLVEDRTEKLYQSRQRLQDLLFHMNEAFVTLDREYRITFANERFCDLVGIADADSVLRRDLFEFVESSDRGRMLELFPPRGSSEVKRPPHELTLRTVAGAPLHVVASTAAVEPAPDAEDRYSLVMTDIGELKRMQRQLEARAAELEEANAELRMLDRAKDNFLSTVSHELRTPLSTVRGYTEMLESGTLGELQAQQANSLKVMSRNLERLGGLIDEIIEFSRMQVRGVVLHQTLFSGEKFLAECAASLAPQAQLRDLHIRVHASPDAALLWGDRHRLIQAMTILLSNSVKFCNPGDIITLTSERRAGGIIAIGVSDTGIGIDPSVQRRVFDKFYQADNSRSRRYEGAGIGLAIAKAIAEAHGGHIDLQSAPGKGSTFTIILTQASFAAADPGDLPTVASEKRILLAVADGEFAAGLRGVLESAGLSVSVVTTGMACIRAANQDAPGIILMDDLLPDIGGVEAIARLQDGGSLENVSVLLMAGDDLLPGRDDPNIQSVASYLMKPFTAEELLVALSHTLNIPVQQPSRTLRKKLRKASTPTALVLSTDRELLDWAGSALRARQMRCVAVQSPEEARDAATKHNIQAVAVEADTAESATLDFLHCAREIASEHGAQLTILKSDEDSGSRVDGERVIGLPCTARELAEALSISGEVVA; encoded by the coding sequence ATGTCGACACGCCACCGAATTCGTCTACCGCTCTATCTCGTCCCGATCATGTTCGGACTGTGCGGGATTTTGATTTCGTCGCAATTCGTGGATGATCCCGTAGTCCGGAGTCTGGTTATCTTGTTTTCGGTGAGTGTGCCGTTATTCGCGGTCGGCATGCTTGTCGCGCGGCTGAATGTATCGGGGGCGCAGCGCGCGGCGCTGTTCGTGGGGGTCCTTCTGCTCGCGGTGGGCGCGCTGGTCTCCGTCGCGTTGTTGGGCGATCAGGTGATTCAGCCCCCGCTCGATTCGCCGATGCCGCCGTGGGCCAAACAGGTGGGGCGGTGGCTTGGTATTTCCAGCCTCATCGTGGGTTTGTTCGCGATCGTGTTCATACTCTCGCGCCGCGAAGAGCAGATCGAGGTGATCGGCGAACAGTTCCGATACCTCGCCGATCACATGACGGAAGGTTTCATCCTCACCGGGGCCGACGGCACGATCACGTTGGTAAACGACGCGCTGCTGAAGATGACCGGGTTGCCGGCGGACGAGTTGATCGGCAAGAGCGAGGGGGAGTTGGCGGAGCGCTATAAGCTCGATCCGTTGCTTTCGCGGGTTGCCCACCGCTCGCAGGGAGTGGCGTCGGAATACCGTCTCCCGTGGGTGCGCGACGGAAAGGAGTTGCAGTTGTGGATCAACGGGACTCCGTTGTTCGATTCGCGGGGCCGATTCGCGGGCAGTCTCGCGACGATCCGTGACGTAACGGAACAGCACCAGATGTCCAAGCGGCTTGAGCGTTATGCGCAAGGGTTGCAGGACCTCGTGGAGGACCGCACGGAAAAGCTGTATCAGTCAAGGCAACGGTTACAGGACCTTCTCTTTCACATGAACGAGGCGTTCGTTACGCTTGATCGCGAATATCGAATAACGTTCGCGAACGAACGTTTTTGCGATCTTGTCGGGATCGCCGACGCGGATTCGGTCCTGCGCCGGGACTTGTTTGAGTTTGTGGAATCTTCGGATCGGGGCCGGATGCTCGAACTTTTTCCGCCGCGCGGATCGAGCGAAGTGAAACGTCCCCCGCACGAATTGACATTACGCACGGTGGCGGGCGCGCCGCTTCACGTAGTAGCGTCGACAGCCGCGGTCGAACCGGCGCCGGACGCGGAGGACCGTTATTCGCTGGTGATGACGGACATTGGGGAGTTGAAGCGTATGCAGCGGCAACTCGAGGCGCGCGCGGCGGAGTTGGAGGAAGCGAACGCCGAGTTGCGCATGCTCGATCGCGCGAAGGACAACTTCCTGAGCACGGTCAGCCATGAGTTGCGAACTCCCTTGAGCACGGTCCGCGGATATACGGAGATGCTGGAAAGCGGCACGCTTGGGGAGTTGCAGGCGCAACAGGCGAATTCGCTGAAGGTGATGTCGCGCAATCTCGAGCGGCTGGGCGGACTGATCGACGAAATCATCGAGTTCAGCCGGATGCAGGTCCGGGGCGTCGTTCTCCATCAGACGCTTTTCTCCGGCGAGAAGTTCCTGGCGGAGTGTGCCGCGTCGCTTGCGCCTCAGGCGCAGCTCCGCGATCTGCACATTCGCGTGCATGCGTCGCCCGACGCGGCGCTGCTTTGGGGGGATCGTCACCGCCTGATCCAGGCGATGACGATCCTGCTCTCGAACTCCGTCAAGTTCTGCAATCCCGGCGACATTATTACGCTGACTTCCGAACGCAGGGCGGGGGGCATTATCGCAATTGGGGTGTCGGATACCGGGATCGGGATCGATCCGTCGGTCCAACGCCGGGTCTTCGACAAGTTCTACCAGGCGGACAACTCGCGATCGCGGCGGTACGAGGGCGCGGGTATTGGCTTGGCGATCGCCAAGGCCATCGCCGAGGCGCACGGCGGTCACATCGACCTCCAGAGCGCGCCGGGAAAGGGGAGCACCTTCACCATCATTCTGACGCAGGCGAGTTTCGCCGCGGCCGATCCGGGAGATTTGCCGACTGTCGCTTCGGAAAAACGGATTCTGCTGGCGGTCGCGGACGGCGAGTTTGCTGCTGGTCTGCGTGGCGTCCTTGAGTCGGCCGGCTTGTCAGTGAGCGTGGTGACAACGGGCATGGCGTGTATTCGCGCGGCAAACCAGGATGCGCCGGGGATCATCCTGATGGACGATCTTCTGCCGGATATCGGTGGCGTCGAGGCGATCGCGCGGCTGCAAGACGGAGGCAGCCTGGAGAATGTATCGGTGCTGCTGATGGCAGGTGACGACCTGTTGCCTGGGCGGGACGATCCGAATATACAGAGCGTTGCGTCATACTTAATGAAGCCGTTTACGGCCGAAGAACTGTTGGTTGCGCTGTCGCACACGCTGAACATTCCGGTTCAGCAGCCGTCGCGGACCCTTCGGAAGAAGCTCCGCAAGGCGTCGACCCCGACCGCGCTGGTATTGAGCACGGATCGTGAACTCCTGGATTGGGCGGGCTCGGCGCTGCGTGCGCGGCAGATGCGCTGCGTGGCGGTCCAGTCGCCTGAGGAGGCGCGCGACGCTGCGACGAAACATAATATACAAGCCGTTGCTGTTGAAGCGGATACGGCGGAGTCGGCCACCCTGGATTTCCTGCATTGTGCGCGGGAGATTGCGTCGGAGCATGGCGCGCAGTTGACGATCTTGAAGTCCGACGAGGACTCGGGTAGCCGGGTGGACGGGGAGCGGGTCATCGGGTTACCTTGCACGGCGCGAGAGTTGGCGGAGGCCCTTTCCATTTCGGGAGAAGTTGTGGCATAA
- a CDS encoding PASTA domain-containing protein, whose protein sequence is MAERMENKSGNVSDPTRKRQYGRVLLDAIAEIVLRLTTFIFGFAWWSLKWSVAVIIFLAIMGVAGFYVFNEAVANDAAERVGQEYVTVPEVQGNHKDTARRKIDEAGLSYGESKPMPSNKIQRDYVMLQRPEPGSVVRAGRRVFVTLSEGQDSVVVPDVRGKTEEQARAAIEGATLTLAPIVAHVPSAGAPGTVIGQDPIPGKKVARSSPVSLMLSETQTAAAAPGLFAPNLVGLKIEDARTRLTELGLKMVPVNSTDTNAEFGVVLKQNPEYGKEIPEGGTVVVDVRQEKEEPNTGYRIKLRYTVPKDAGTQNVRITTKDEFGEVRLAFEGKVPAQYSALVDLVYANTVTAEVFVDGTLVRRYVYDGNKPPSITDF, encoded by the coding sequence ATGGCTGAACGAATGGAAAATAAGTCCGGGAACGTATCGGACCCTACCCGAAAGCGGCAGTATGGACGGGTTCTTCTTGATGCGATTGCGGAAATCGTCCTCCGCCTGACCACCTTCATTTTCGGCTTCGCGTGGTGGAGCCTGAAATGGAGCGTCGCCGTCATCATCTTCCTCGCGATCATGGGCGTCGCGGGCTTCTACGTTTTCAATGAAGCCGTCGCAAACGACGCGGCGGAACGTGTCGGCCAGGAATACGTCACCGTTCCCGAAGTTCAAGGCAACCACAAGGACACAGCCCGCCGAAAGATTGACGAAGCCGGCCTTTCCTACGGCGAATCCAAGCCGATGCCGAGCAACAAGATTCAACGCGACTACGTCATGCTGCAACGCCCGGAACCCGGCAGCGTCGTCCGCGCGGGACGCCGCGTCTTTGTGACTCTCAGCGAGGGACAGGATTCGGTAGTGGTCCCCGATGTACGCGGCAAGACGGAAGAGCAGGCCCGCGCCGCAATCGAGGGTGCCACGCTGACCCTCGCGCCGATCGTCGCGCACGTCCCCAGCGCAGGTGCGCCCGGAACCGTCATCGGGCAGGACCCCATCCCCGGAAAGAAAGTCGCGCGAAGCTCACCCGTGTCGCTAATGCTCAGCGAGACCCAGACAGCGGCCGCCGCGCCGGGCCTGTTCGCTCCGAACCTCGTCGGTCTCAAAATTGAAGACGCACGAACGCGCCTGACGGAGCTCGGGCTCAAGATGGTGCCCGTGAACAGCACCGACACCAATGCCGAGTTTGGTGTCGTCCTCAAGCAAAACCCCGAATATGGCAAGGAAATCCCGGAAGGCGGCACCGTCGTCGTCGACGTACGTCAGGAGAAAGAAGAACCAAACACCGGGTACCGCATCAAATTGAGATACACCGTGCCAAAGGATGCCGGAACGCAGAACGTGCGTATCACGACAAAGGACGAATTCGGCGAAGTCCGGCTCGCCTTCGAAGGGAAGGTCCCTGCTCAGTACAGCGCGCTGGTAGACCTCGTCTACGCCAATACCGTGACGGCGGAAGTTTTCGTCGACGGCACCCTCGTCAGGCGATACGTGTACGATGGCAACAAACCGCCGTCCATCACCGATTTTTAG
- a CDS encoding D-alanyl-D-alanine carboxypeptidase, giving the protein MRRIQVVACLSLIFCSTAAFSQDGALSCTNYITVIAENGLVVDELNPDERRAPASMVKLMLILMVAEGLDQGLWTLETPINVSLNAQGMGGTQVQVKAGDVFTLEAMMRAVCVASANDAAYAIAEELWGSEANYLLAANARAKELGMKDTTVRSVHGLPPSDGELPDETTARDLAILSCACVSHPQIMTWVGMKELVFRPGESPKANTNKLLLRTAGCDGLKTGYTRAAGFCLTATAVRNDVRLITVVMGCPRLKDRFDVASKLMEDGFSKVRRVRLLAADTLVDPAITVRNAKQTTLRLAPDHDVWITAKETDFPQMTFETTTPKLLQAPLTEGQHAGSVKVKLAGQVLGETPLRVPMAIEEPSLLWKLTHRVQEKAEEIQPAIGG; this is encoded by the coding sequence ATGCGAAGAATACAAGTTGTTGCGTGTCTGTCACTAATTTTCTGTTCTACTGCGGCGTTTTCGCAGGACGGCGCCCTGTCGTGCACCAATTACATTACGGTTATCGCGGAGAACGGATTGGTCGTCGATGAATTAAACCCCGACGAACGCCGCGCGCCGGCCAGCATGGTCAAGCTCATGCTGATCTTGATGGTCGCGGAGGGTCTCGATCAGGGGTTGTGGACATTGGAAACTCCGATCAATGTCAGCTTGAACGCGCAGGGGATGGGCGGAACACAAGTTCAAGTCAAGGCGGGCGATGTATTCACGTTGGAGGCGATGATGCGGGCGGTTTGCGTGGCCTCCGCCAACGATGCGGCGTACGCGATCGCAGAGGAATTGTGGGGCAGCGAGGCGAACTATTTGCTTGCGGCGAACGCGCGCGCGAAGGAATTGGGCATGAAAGACACGACCGTCCGAAGCGTGCATGGTTTGCCGCCGTCGGATGGCGAGTTGCCGGACGAGACGACGGCGCGCGACCTTGCCATTTTGTCGTGTGCATGCGTCTCACATCCGCAGATCATGACGTGGGTCGGAATGAAGGAGCTTGTGTTTCGTCCGGGAGAGAGCCCGAAGGCGAACACGAACAAGCTGCTGTTGCGCACGGCCGGGTGCGACGGATTGAAGACGGGGTACACGCGGGCGGCGGGATTCTGCCTTACGGCCACGGCGGTGCGGAATGACGTCCGGCTGATTACGGTCGTGATGGGATGCCCGCGGCTGAAGGACCGATTCGACGTTGCGAGCAAGTTGATGGAAGACGGGTTCAGCAAAGTTCGGCGCGTCAGGCTGCTTGCGGCGGACACGCTCGTCGACCCGGCGATAACGGTCCGAAACGCCAAACAAACTACGCTTCGGCTTGCGCCGGATCATGACGTGTGGATTACGGCGAAGGAGACGGATTTCCCGCAGATGACGTTTGAGACGACCACGCCGAAGCTGTTGCAGGCGCCGCTCACGGAAGGACAGCATGCGGGATCGGTTAAGGTCAAACTCGCGGGCCAGGTGCTGGGCGAGACGCCCCTGCGGGTGCCGATGGCGATCGAGGAGCCGTCGTTGCTTTGGAAATTGACCCATCGCGTGCAGGAGAAGGCGGAAGAAATCCAGCCCGCGATCGGCGGCTGA
- the rsmB gene encoding 16S rRNA (cytosine(967)-C(5))-methyltransferase RsmB: MSVDPVRDAAIEVLLRVSEKNAFLTDALDKTLRRKSLGDRGNRFLTQLVYGTVRHQRLADHILGRLLQQPITELPRPIHLILRMGVFQALFCSQVTFPAMVHTSVDLAKKRGHPGTARLTNAVLKRVPQRVEDVPLPDAANNIVRHLGVRYSLPDWLVQQWIDLVGIETATAMCAASTEQAPTTIRANTLNTSPEDLKTRLEQAQCLLTKTTPIPDELTVLEGPVLRSKLFHQGLYMLQDPASMLPAHLVEPRPGEWVLDMCAAPGGKSTHLAQIAENKATIVAADAQLDRITHIVENVERLGASSVRAICADGSRPCFRRRFDAVLLDAPCTGLGTLRRHPDLKWRARPDDATRLAAVQRELLRAAAQLCENGGRIVYSVCTLTREETLGMREFAESLRGFAFEDGAKWLNEWKISPGTYRTLPESGSMDGFFLMRLRKSSSA; encoded by the coding sequence GTGAGCGTCGATCCCGTTCGCGACGCCGCCATCGAAGTACTGCTGCGCGTTTCCGAAAAGAACGCATTCCTCACCGACGCGCTCGACAAGACGCTGCGCCGCAAATCGCTCGGCGACCGCGGCAATCGCTTCCTGACACAACTGGTCTACGGCACGGTCCGTCACCAGCGCCTGGCCGATCACATTCTCGGCCGGCTGCTTCAACAACCGATCACGGAACTACCCCGTCCTATCCACCTCATCTTGCGCATGGGCGTGTTTCAGGCGCTCTTCTGCAGCCAGGTCACATTCCCCGCCATGGTCCACACCAGCGTCGACCTCGCAAAGAAACGTGGACACCCCGGCACCGCACGCCTGACCAACGCCGTCTTGAAGCGTGTTCCGCAACGCGTCGAAGATGTGCCGCTCCCGGATGCGGCGAACAACATCGTGCGGCATCTCGGTGTGCGCTATTCCTTGCCGGATTGGCTCGTGCAACAATGGATCGATCTCGTCGGCATCGAAACGGCCACCGCCATGTGCGCGGCCTCGACCGAACAGGCGCCTACCACAATCCGTGCAAATACTCTCAATACCTCGCCGGAAGATTTGAAGACCCGCCTCGAGCAGGCCCAATGCCTTCTAACCAAAACAACGCCGATCCCGGATGAACTTACCGTTCTGGAAGGGCCCGTCCTACGCTCCAAGCTCTTTCATCAAGGTCTGTATATGCTTCAAGACCCCGCTTCCATGCTACCGGCCCATCTCGTGGAACCCCGGCCCGGCGAATGGGTATTGGACATGTGCGCGGCGCCCGGCGGTAAGAGCACGCACCTCGCACAGATTGCGGAGAACAAAGCGACAATCGTCGCCGCGGATGCGCAGCTTGACCGAATTACGCACATTGTCGAGAACGTCGAACGCCTCGGCGCCTCAAGCGTTCGCGCCATCTGTGCGGACGGCTCGCGCCCGTGCTTTCGACGCAGGTTCGATGCCGTACTGCTGGACGCCCCCTGCACGGGTCTCGGCACATTGCGCCGCCACCCCGATTTGAAGTGGCGCGCCAGGCCGGACGACGCAACTCGCCTTGCCGCCGTTCAGCGCGAGTTATTGCGGGCCGCCGCCCAACTCTGCGAAAATGGCGGCCGTATTGTGTATTCCGTGTGTACGCTCACGCGCGAAGAAACGCTGGGCATGCGCGAATTCGCCGAATCCCTCCGCGGGTTCGCGTTTGAAGATGGAGCCAAATGGCTGAACGAATGGAAAATAAGTCCGGGAACGTATCGGACCCTACCCGAAAGCGGCAGTATGGACGGGTTCTTCTTGATGCGATTGCGGAAATCGTCCTCCGCCTGA
- a CDS encoding YbaB/EbfC family nucleoid-associated protein, protein MLNVLPKGLGNLGNLAGMMKQAMEMKNKMEEMKDSLANETVEASAGGGMVKVVINGKCKVESITIDPEIVNREEAEMLETLIRAAVNEGVDRVQELIRERMSELTKGIDIPGITS, encoded by the coding sequence ATGTTGAACGTGCTACCCAAAGGACTGGGCAACCTGGGAAACCTGGCCGGCATGATGAAGCAGGCCATGGAAATGAAAAACAAGATGGAGGAAATGAAGGACTCCCTTGCCAACGAGACCGTCGAAGCGTCCGCGGGCGGCGGCATGGTGAAAGTCGTAATCAACGGCAAGTGCAAGGTCGAGTCCATTACCATCGATCCCGAGATCGTGAACCGCGAAGAAGCCGAAATGCTCGAGACATTGATTCGCGCCGCCGTGAATGAAGGCGTTGACCGCGTGCAGGAACTCATCCGCGAGCGGATGAGCGAATTGACCAAGGGCATCGACATTCCCGGCATCACGTCCTAG